In Phyllostomus discolor isolate MPI-MPIP mPhyDis1 chromosome 2, mPhyDis1.pri.v3, whole genome shotgun sequence, the following are encoded in one genomic region:
- the LOC114513044 gene encoding 60S ribosomal protein L32-like translates to SELVNHLLLSTIAALRSLMKPKIVKKRMEQLTGHQSDQYVKIKHNWWKPRGNRVRRRFKGQLLMPSIGYESNQKTKHMLPSSFWKSLINDATALETLLMYNNSYYAETVHSVSSRTCKATVERAAQLASRLTGPNARLHREEKEQRAYVHTVLALIKP, encoded by the coding sequence agtgaattggTCAACCACCTTCTACTCAGCACCATAGCTGCCCTCAGATCCCTCATGAAACCCAAGATCGTCAAAAAGAGGATGGAGCAGCTCACTGGGCACCAGTCAGACCAATATGTCAAAATTAAGCATAACTGGTGGAAACCCAGAGGAAATAGAGTGCGCAGAAGATTCAAGGGCCAGCTACTGATGCCCAGCATTGGTTATGAGAGCAACCAGAAAACAAAGCACATGCTGCCAAGCAGCTTTTGGAAATCCCTCATCAATGATGCCACGGCACTTGAAACGCTACTGATGTACAACAACTCTTACTATGCTGAGACTGTTCACAGTGTCTCCTCAAGGACCTGCAAAGCCACAGTGGAGAGAGCAGCCCAGCTGGCCAGCAGACTCACTGGTCCCAATGCCAGGctgcacagagaagaaaaagaacagagagcttATGTGCACACTGTACTTGCattaataaaaccataa